A window of the Astyanax mexicanus isolate ESR-SI-001 chromosome 22, AstMex3_surface, whole genome shotgun sequence genome harbors these coding sequences:
- the LOC125786879 gene encoding uncharacterized protein LOC125786879 isoform X1 → MSDAVIQISISPQDEEKFRKEHYTKVQGDLNSGTEGKPMFIWYKKESLSSINRIQFSFRPEMDAGLTAAGFKKINKNLNARTKGDPIFLWYMSDTTESDVSIVDLRVTISVTDEPILFKSGWERLGCNLNRGADGHPVYLWVKWNKQTYISDIRGSESFTLDTDNFNTGFFRVDQNTNGGAKSTLVFLWYQRTTDADASGMTALGVSLCADDEDHLKKKHFVKVDTNLHGGHTPCGNGVYLWYKPGETSKIQYFTVLVGEEARRVYKEHGCNVVEKNLSGCGFTPLYIAYYVE, encoded by the coding sequence ATGTCTGACGCAGTCATTCAGATCTCTATCAGTCCTCAGGATGAAGAGAAATTTAGAAAAGAGCACTACACTAAAGTTCAGGGTGACCTCAACAGTGGAACCGAAGGGAAACCTATGTTCATCTGGTATAAAAAGGAGAGCCTTTCCTCCATCAACAGAATCCAGTTCTCATTCAGACCAGAGATGGATGCTGGTCTTACTGCTGCTGGCttcaaaaagataaataaaaacctAAATGCTAGAACAAAAGGTGACCCGATATTCCTGTGGTACATGAGTGACACCACTGAGTCTGACGTCTCCATTGTGGATCTGAGGGTGACCATCAGTGTAACGGATGAGCCAATCCTGTTCAAGTCCGGATGGGAGCGTCTGGGCTGTAATCTGAACCGCGGCGCTGATGGACATCCAGTTTATCTCTGGGTGAAGTGGAACAAACAAACCTACATCTCCGACATCAGAGGTTCTGAGAGTTTCACTTTAGACACAGATAACTTCAATACAGGCTTCTTCCGAGTGGATCAAAACACCAATGGAGGAGCAAAATCTACTTTAGTGTTCCTCTGGTATCAACGTACCACAGATGCCGATGCCAGTGGCATGACTGCCCTCGGCGTTTCTCTCTGTGCAGATGATGAGGatcacctgaaaaaaaaacacttcgtaAAGGTTGATACCAATCTCCATGGGGGACACACACCATGTGGAAATGGTGTGTATCTGTGGTACAAGCCTGGAGAAACCTCCAAGATCCAGTACTTCACTGTGCTGGTGGGAGAAGAAGCTCGGAGAGTCTACAAAGAGCATGGCTGCAACGTTGTGGAGAAAAATCTGAGTGGTTGTGGTTTTACACCTCTGTATATTGCTTATTATGTAGAGTGA